A genome region from Coffea arabica cultivar ET-39 chromosome 7e, Coffea Arabica ET-39 HiFi, whole genome shotgun sequence includes the following:
- the LOC113700597 gene encoding trimethyltridecatetraene synthase-like, whose translation MESFSPNWATCALVWVATVVIITQLSKHFHQKKLNLPPGPRQWPIIGNLNLIGTLPHRSLHQLSLTYGPLMHLQFGSFPVVVGSSVEMAKVFLKTMDLTFAGRPKTAAGKYTTYNYSDLLWSPYGPYCCQARKIFLTELFSAKRLESYEHIRVEEMNSLLLQLFKSSGKPVVLKDYLSTGSLNVISRMVLGKTYIDESENSIVTPEEFRQMMDELFLLTGVFNIGDFIPWIDFLDLQGYIKRMKILSKKFDRFLEHVLDEHNAQRKDETNCVSKDLVDVLLGLADDPTLEVKLERRGVKALTLDLLVAGTETSAITIEWAISELLKNPEIFDKAAEELDCVIGQNRWVKEKDMPNLPYIEAIVKETMRMHPVALLAPRCAREDCKVAGYDIQKGTRVAVNVWSIGRDPELWEKPEEFWPDRFMGKDIDFKGQDCKFLPFGAGRRMCPAYSLGLKVVQSSLANLLHGYRWKLPNDMKPEDLDMEERFGITTPRKIPLVAIVEPRLPRNLYSL comes from the exons ATGGAAAGCTTTTCTCCCAACTGGGCTACTTGTGCACTCGTGTGGGTTGCAACGGTGGTTATTATCACCCAACTCTCGAAGCATTTCCATCAGAAAAAACTCAACCTCCCACCAGGTCCAAGGCAATGGCCAATAATCGGAAACTTAAACCTCATTGGCACCCTTCCTCATCGCTCACTCCATCAACTCTCCCTAACATATGGCCCCCTAATGCACCTTCAGTTCGG atcattCCCGGTTGTCGTTGGCTCCTCTGTGGAGATGGCCAAAGTTTTCCTCAAAACCATGGACCTCACATTTGCAGGGAGGCCTAAAACTGCTGCCGGAAAATATACCACTTATAATTACTCCGACCTGCTTTGGTCCCCTTACGGACCATACTGCTGCCAGGCACGTAAGATTTTCCTTACGGAATTATTCAGTGCAAAAAGACTCGAATCATACGAACATATTCGGGTGGAAGAAATGAATTCACTTCTGCTGCAGCTATTCAAATCATCGGGCAAGCCTGTCGTTTTGAAAGATTATCTTTCAACAGGGAGTTTGAACGTGATTAGCAGGATGGTCCTGGGGAAAACATACATTGATGAGTCTGAGAACTCAATTGTCACGCCCGAAGAGTTCAGGCAAATGATGGACGAGCTTTTTTTGCTGACTGGTGTGTTTAACATTGGTGATTTCATACCTTGGATCGATTTCTTGGATTTGCAAGGGTATATCAAGAGGATGAAAatcttgagcaagaaatttgaTAGGTTTCTGGAGCATGTTCTCGATGAGCATAATGCCCAAAGGAAGGACGAAACTAATTGCGTCAGCAAGGACTTGGTGGACGTCCTTCTGGGCCTTGCAGATGATCCCACTTTGGAGGTGAAGCTAGAGAGGCGTGGAGTCAAGGCATTGACTCTG GACCTACTTGTTGCTGGAACCGAAACCTCGGCGATTACAATAGAATGGGCCATTTCGGAGCTACTGAAAAATCCAGAAATATTCGACAAGGCAGCCGAAGAACTCGACTGTGTTATTGGTCAGAATCGATGGGTGAAAGAGAAGGACATGCCAAATCTTCCTTACATAGAGGCTATTGTTAAAGAAACAATGCGTATGCACCCCGTCGCATTGCTAGCGCCAAGATGTGCTCGCGAAGATTGCAAAGTTGCAGGGTACGATATTCAAAAGGGAACCCGAGTCGCCGTCAATGTTTGGTCAATTGGGAGGGACCCCGAATTGTGGGAGAAGCCAGAGGAATTTTGGCCCGACAGATTCATGGGAAAGGACATTGACTTCAAAGGGCAAGACTGTAAGTTCCTGCCATTTGGTGCTGGAAGAAGAATGTGCCCAGCGTACAGTTTAGGCCTCAAGGTTGTCCAATCTAGTTTGGCCAATCTTTTACATGGATACAGATGGAAGTTACCAAATGACATGAAACCTGAGGACCTGGACATGGAAGAAAGATTCGGCATTACTACACCAAGAAAGATCCCACTTGTTGCCATTGTTGAGCCTCGGCTTCCTCGTAATCTTTATTCACTATGA